The proteins below are encoded in one region of Pristiophorus japonicus isolate sPriJap1 unplaced genomic scaffold, sPriJap1.hap1 HAP1_SCAFFOLD_622, whole genome shotgun sequence:
- the LOC139255700 gene encoding zinc finger protein 664-like, protein MGFTRSSHLLRHQQVHTGKRPFTCSVCGKGFTHSSDLLSHQRVHTRERPFTCSKSGKGFTQSSSLLTHQRVHTGERPFTCSDCGKGFTQSSNLLTHQRVHTRERPFTCSVCGKGFTQYCSLLKHQRVHTGERPFTCSECGKRFTQSYTLLRHQ, encoded by the coding sequence atgggattcactcgatcatcccacctgctgagacaccagcaagttcacaccgggaagagaccgttcacctgctccgtgtgtgggaagggattcactcattcatctgaTCTGctgtcacaccagcgagttcacacgagggagagaccattcacctgctccaagtctgggaagggattcactcagtcatccagcctgctgacacaccagcgagttcacaccggggagaggccattcacctgctctgactgtggaaagggattcactcagtcatccaatctgctgacacaccagcgagttcacacgagggagaggccattcacctgctccgtgtgtgggaagggattcactcagtactGTTCCTTGcttaaacaccagcgagttcacactggggagagaccgttcacctgctctgagtgtgggaagcgattcactcagtcatacaccctgctgagacaccagtga